Proteins from one candidate division KSB1 bacterium genomic window:
- a CDS encoding DMT family protein: MTAILLLALSNVFMTVAWYGHLKYKHVSLWAVIPISWGIAFFEYCLQVPANRIGYGQFSAAQLKTIQEVISLLVFAGFSVLYLKEELKWSTVAGFAVIAIGAYLVFRD; the protein is encoded by the coding sequence ATGACCGCCATTCTACTCCTCGCGCTGTCTAATGTCTTCATGACCGTTGCCTGGTACGGACACCTGAAATACAAACACGTCAGCCTGTGGGCGGTGATCCCGATCAGTTGGGGCATCGCCTTCTTCGAATACTGCCTGCAAGTTCCCGCCAACCGCATCGGCTATGGCCAGTTCTCCGCCGCCCAGCTCAAGACTATTCAAGAGGTGATTAGCCTGCTCGTGTTCGCAGGCTTCTCCGTGCTCTACCTGAAGGAGGAGCTGAAGTGGTCCACGGTCGCGGGCTTCGCCGTAATCGCCATCGGCGCGTATCTCGTCTTCCGCGATTAG